The nucleotide window aaatatcagCAACATACATATACGAATGGAATCATTCACACCAACAGAAAAATAGAATTTTACCGAAAACAGAGAATTTTGCTTAGATGCATAACCATGAAAATCCCATCCTTAgacacaaattttttattttttagaaaaaagTAAGAAAAGGTAGGACAAAAATAAtttctaggtttttttttttttttcaaatttacagttttttttaatattttaaaaaaggCACAAGTTACGATAAAATAGAAATTATTATATGCTCAGCATACAATGACAGGGAACAATAAAATAGCCCCAAAAATATTAGTCATAaactaagtttaaaaaaaaaaaaaaattataataataaaataacggGAGAGATTTTTAGTGTCTTAGCTTGGTGGGAAGATTCTGGTCCCTGGTAATCTATGTGAAACGGAAGAATTCGGTCAGGGTTAATAAATAATTACCAGTTTgacaattttatttcttttttgtttttaaaaaaattaaaccagcacctattattattattattactattatacatttGCTGGTCTGACAAATCTAACTGTTCAAaaatttgatttttatttttaaattgtgcATGATGACCTCCTGTTTCCTCCTTTGCCGAAAAGACAGACAATTACCATTATTCTTCCTTTCTCTCCCTgttctacagttttttttttcaatgaataAAATCATTAATCACTTATAATATATGGcacataaatatatttatatatatatatatatttaacaaatCTCAAAAAACTATAagaacattttaaaaaaagttaattaCAACCAAACATTTTGCTTAAAAATTTCACTGAAATAGACAATACATAGTCCAAGCCTGAGACACATGAAGTGACCGTGGAAGAATtctcaacttaaaaaaaaaaattgcccaatGTTCAGTTTATggttcagatttaaaaaaaaaaaatgtaaaaagtttttttagaaTTCATAATTCTACTGGTGTTTTTTGAACACCAATTAAGGTCTTGAAATGCGTTAGTTCCAAAGACGAACAAAGGGACTGTGTGAAGTTTACCGCAGACTGGCCCACTATCCCagcccttaaagaggacctgtcaccccccgcacaggggtgacaggctccccacccccagatagatccccttatacttacctcatgtcgccgagtcccgctgccagagccggtcccgggacggagatatcccggtgagaagccggcgcgcgcgctgtggagatgagtccagagtccatagagaatgaatggagccggactcatctctgctgcgcgcgcacggctccattcattctctatggacgccggacccatctccacagcgcgcgcggcttctcaccgggatatctccgtccctggaccggctccggcagtgggactcagcgacatgaggtaagtataaggggatctatctgggggtcaggagcctgtcaccccggcgcggggggtgacaggtctcctttaatgaaACGGAATAGTCAGAACTGGGTCAATTGGTCGTAGAACTTGGTCTGTATCTCATGTTCTAGTAAACACCAAAACGTTAGACGCCTCTTATTGTGCCCAGGGATTCTCAGTCCTCACATGGAAATTTGTGGTCCATCCTTCATGGTATGTCACATCGGAgtcaaaaattcaaaaagtttttcGAAAGAAAAGATGGAAGTGCTCTTAGCACTTAAAGAAATATTCTCATTTTTTTCAGCAGGCACTTATACAACAACTGGAACAGCGCCTCCTACCTGTACATTCTGTCTATAGTGCACATGTCTTGGAAGACTTGATGACAACCAGACACATCTATGGCATAATCGTCCTCAGTTAGAAAAGTTTAGAGTTTTTTAAGGCCTTGTCAGGGTTGTGTAGACTGGCTGATCCCAGTTTGAGTTGGGACTGTGGGAAGGAGGAATGGACAGACTGTTGAGGATCGGGGTAGCATAAGGGCGCCGAGATGAATGGAAGTAAGGATATTGGTACAAACTGGATGGGTAACTAGAGTACGGGTTGTAGTAGTTGGAGCTTGGGAGGTCTGTGTAGTCACACTGGGAGCTGGGAAATGGACTGGGTATTGTGGAACTGGACACTGTGGTGGCACAAGCCTGGGTACTATAGGAGTTGTAGTCAGAATGGGTAGGTGATCCATGAGATTGGTCACTGTAATGACTGGGACTCAGCTGCTCCGTCTTGATATGAGGTCTTTGTTGACCAGACTCAGAAGATGAGGTTGAATTTGAAGGACTTTTATGGGACCAAACAGGTGCTTGAGGGTTCCCAGCTGGATGTGCATAGGAAGCGGCATAAGGTGGTGCAGTAGGATTCTGCCCATGGTCAGCGGCAAGAGCCCCATGGCCATTAAGAGGCAAGTATTGGTCGAATTCATGGACATCAAAGGTCTCGATGTTGTTGATGACTTCACTGCTCAACTCATTAATGTCCACGTTGCTGAAGTCAATGTTCTGGCGCCCATTGTCCATCAACCTCCGGCCTTCATGTTTCAGCTCTTGCTTCCCGCCATGGTGTAGATCAGTCTTGGGGGTAGTTGGTGGAGTTGGAGGTCCATGATTTTGACCTAGAACCACAAGATAAAAAAGAAGAAACATTGTCATTACAATATACTGAAAAAACATCCACTTAAAATAAAGGTACATGGAGCATCTTCATTGTTTTAAAGGGGGTGTGCAAgatcacaaaaaaatatatacaaaaaaactaattttcagcagcacaagaaaaagagattgcttttttccagaaacagcgacaCTCACGTCCTCAGTTTGTGTACGGTATTGCAGCCTGATGTGTATTAAGGctagttgtaataccacagacaacctaaggacaggtgtggtgctgtttttagaagaaagcaaccGTGTTTTATTTTAATCCTGAATAACACCTTTAAGAAAGAAATTTTAAATGCTTCTAGAGAATTTGATTCTAGAAAGTTCAACAATACAATAACTTTTCTCCACAACTTGTGTGCATTCACATTAAAAGGGTGCTCTGGATTTGTAAATGCATCATAAAACATCCTATTAGGGAATTCTGTGAATTATGAGTATAAGTCCCCCATTTAGGACCTTCAACTAACAGCCAGATCGTAGACTGACTTCCCTTTCGAGAAAaatgggttttttttatttttttatttaaaattgtaATTCTTAATTTGCCCtgcgggggcactgcagggaaacatAATACTTGTTACCAGGTTCCCTACTATTTTGTTACATGTAAAAAACTTATGCTAAGAGACTCTTAGCAAAAAGTTAATGTCCTAAGTGGGTAACTGTTATAAGGTGATAAAACGTACATTATATTATGAGTTTTGGGACTTTATGTATTTCCTTATCAATCCTTATTCAAACTTGCTAAATAACGCACAACTGAATCCAACCAGACTCTGTATCTGGGAAAACCAAATTACCTGCATGCTCTCCATGAAGATGGCCATCTCCCATTCCTCCCAGGCCAGAGTCGGACTTGTACATTTGGGAACCGGGGTGATGGCCCAGTTCGGCCCCAGAGTCGGAGTCGCTTTGTCCGGCTTTGACGCTCTTCCTCCTGCGTGGTTGATATTTATAATCTGGATGATCTTTCTTGTGTTGCACTCTGAGTCTTTCAGCCTCTTCTACGAATGGACGCTTCTCATTTTCGCTAAGTAAACTGTAGGGGTAGAAATGGGGAACCATAAGTGGGAACCTAAAAATATATACTATATCTGTACCTTACATTTACAGCATCAACTAAATTGGTGATTTCCAATGTATTAAATTTTGTTGAGTTTCAGAAAAATTTTGTTGCAAAACTCTTCGTATGCctcttgcaacagctggggagcacCTATTTAGACCAAAAGCAGCCACTGCCCTAAATcaagaatggggaaccttcggccctccagctgttgcaaaactacagttaccataatgcctggacagcccaagcaaagctttggctgtccaggcatgatggtttgtagttttgcaacagctggagtgccaaagatttgtcaaATTTCGGCACAAATTTGGTTGGGTTAAAAGCATTTTTGTTGCAAAATTCCAACTCCCATTATGGGAATGGGAGTTACGAAACAGCTGAGAACCCATAGCATGGAGACAACTTATGTAGACCAACAACAGTAATTGCTCTAAAAATAATAATGGTAAATTTTTCTAGATgttaaatttttgcacaaatttcATTAGGTTTAGAGATATTTCGATAAAAATCGTAAATCGTTAATGCAAAGAAAAAGTGCAAATTTCTCCTCAATTCCAAACTACTTTTGTGCAACTTAAAGTTTCTAGTGCCTTCCATAGCCTGGAACTTTTTGTTTTTGAAGCTCAACTCAGTAAAGTTCCATGTTAAGAGCAGACAGGAAAAATATTTTGTGGTTTTGCCTTTGGGATATAGTTgttgcttttgtcttttttttctgccttAATATAATCCTGCTTTCTTTCCCCTATGTGGCTATAAGAAGAATAAATCCGGCAATAAAAAATAACATAAGAAAAACATATATTTAATACGCATCTTTTTTATGGGTAGGAGAATTTTGATTCATCATGGTgcccaaaatatatattttttttaaattatttatgagttgtttatatacatttttatactcAAGATAACATAAACATcatatatactttttaaataaCTTTCACACGCAATGTTTTCTGATATTGTATCATTCATCACTGTAATTATCCAGTAATATTGGTCAAACGgatcttttaaaaaaattaaaaaaaattggaaatatTTTTGCTCCTCCCCGATTTAATCCTCAATTTATGGCGACGTAAAGGGTCAGCCCTTGTTATGGTCAATATTCTGACCAGGCCCACAAGGGTTAACTCATCGCAGTGCGACCGCTGTTCCCCTCCTTAACCAAGGGGGCAGTAGGTGCTATAAAACTAtaataaaggagaaaaaaatattttctataaCTCCAGCACAGTCATTAAATATTTACTTTGGATTCCTGGGAGGAAGGTAAGGAaatgcagattatttttttttccaatggggGGAGTTAATTCTTTCTTTTCTGCAGGCTATTATGTTAAGGTAATACCAGTTGCTATTCACACCTAGCAGATTTGTTGCATAAAGTCCATTCATCTGATATGcatagaattttttatttatttttttgcaatcaAATTTTTTCCGAAAATTGTGCAAATGTAGccttatatttcttttttttttaaattgcaacttttttaggtttttttttcatgcaaatTTTCATTTCTATTATTAAGTGTAGTCCTAGTATTTCTATATTGTGATCTAAATTTCaattattacagtattattataactttttatatttattactATATCATATtttcatagatttttttaaatataattacacatcttttttttttatcactacaTTACTTATTGCTGTTAGATTAtgttttataatattattatttattacttttatttatatatttacttatGTTTTAAACTATTATCATCGATTACTCTTCACTCTTCATATACTTTATTTAATTATCATTATTTTGTTAAAATTTCAATATAAGTTGTGTATCCATGGCGTCTGTCTAGACGGCACTAATAATATTCTCTTACACGACTTACCACCCGGCAGTGACACGGTTAATCTCTGTTTACTTAAATGTAGCGACCAACCTCCAGCCTCACTGCCTTACCcccatgtatacatgtatacacccaaCAGTAACAATGTATCAGATGAACCAGAAGATAATAATATTAGGGGAATAGCTGGGAAACCTATTGATACATGAGGTGCCATAAACGCTGGTATTGTGTATATAGTctgtaaagggttaaaggaaatttAAAGGGACAATTTGAAGGGCTCTGAATCAGAGGGGTAAGCCCATAATAATGGGACTGAGGGGGCTGGTATAGATGGAGGGAGCCGAAATAGATGCAAAACCGTGGGCATAGCTAATAGAGGGGGGTGGTAGTCTGTGCCCCTTGTTctgggtacgggggggggggggattgatgggagttgtagttttgcaacagctgaagagccaaggttccctacccctggtccaGAATATCTGTGGCTGTTTGCGATAGAATAGGGGAAGAGGTCCAGTATGGGGGTGAGGGGGTCCTATAGTACTATATATGTTACTATTACAGCCTTGTGCATTGCCCCCCAATGACATGGACCTAGAGATGTGACCCTGCCATGCAGCCTGTTCATCCAGGTTGTCCCATCCACAATACACAGCAGATGCCCAGAGCTAGAACTCTTCTGTAAACCCTAGTGTAACCCTATGGGGGATCCATGCTTCCAACCCCAGTCATATCACTATCTATAGATTACTATATGGAGTCCATAGggcttgttctatatactgattGCCCAGACCCAGGGGTTAACCCCGAACCTGACAGCTGCAGGCAGCAGCGAGCTCTACTAGTCATTGTACAGGAGGCACCAGACACGGCCACTTCTTATGGGATCGGCCAATATTTTGTCATTGGaagaaaatctattttttttacccTGTTATTGCCCTTAGTAAGGAGCAGGAGGGGCAGGAGGGTAGGAGGacaggggggaaggaggggcagGAGGGGCCGCACTGTGCACAGCCAAGAGCTCAACATCTGTTAATTACCGTGTAAACCTGACACTGGGATGTTAATCATGTTACTCAACCGCCACTCACTGCGCGCTGACAACTCTGCTACACTGCAacttatacaaaatatatattggAGTGGCTGTGCCGCCCCTTTATAGTTTGCCGCCATAGGCAAACACAGACACTTGTCAGGGATAAATCGTCTTGACTGTATCAATCAtataggatgtagcagagctgagtctgtcacTTGGCACAACCAACATTCATAGCATAAACTGAACAGCCCCACATCCATATGGCATCCACCTTGCTGGGTAATGGTTGTATGAGAGGTTGGCACATGTTCTCTCTTAAAGCGGCAGATGGCACAGAATGGCTATGAATGGATCTGTGATCGGTATGTTCAGGATTTGGCATGGTTCATACCAGGGATGGGGCGATGACCTATGTAAGGGTTCACCGATGGGCACAATTCACCACCTCTATACCCAACTCATATAGTAAGAAGCTATTACTCACCGCCAGAGTTTGCCCAGTGTCTTGCTGAGCTCTGCATTGTGTAGATGCGGGTACTGGTCTGCCAGCTTCCTTCTAGCCGCCTGTGCCCACACCATAAAGGCATTCATAGGTCTCTTGACATGGGGTTTGGCTTTGAGGGATCCGGATCCCCGGACTGGCATGGGCACCAAGCTCCAGTCGTAGCCTTTCAGCACCTGGGACACTGCCTCTCGGATACAGGCTGGGAATCGCTCATCCATGGGCCCCTCGGGGTCATTCTTGTTGATGCCCGCAGGTCGGTGGGAGTCCGATCCAGCTGGGGACAGCGGAGAGTCCGAGTCGGAGTCAGAAACGTGGGACATTGAGCTGGCGGTGCCCGCGGGGCTGCAGGGTGCCTCAGGAGCCTGGTCCTGCTCAGAGCTCATGTTCAACATCTGGGAGCCGGGATGGAGCTGGCTATAGCAGGGGCAAATACTGGCACCAAATCTCTGTGCGCCAAAGGATCCAAGGGCGGCAGAAGAGACAGTCCAAGTGACCAAGGCAGGCTAGAGTCCTAGGCAGTCCAGCTCCTGTGCCCCTAATCTAGGCTGGCAGCTGAGCTCTCTGAGGTGAGGGCAGCGGGCACAGCTCGGGCATGGGTAACCTTCTGCACACCACTTATAGCACTCTACAGCGGCTGTGAAGGAGCAAACACATTTCCATAGGAGAAGCCCCAACCCCAATCCAGCGCagcctgtaccatctcctgctCTGCCTGCCAGCCCTGCAATAAGTAGAGGCCAGGCGATCCCCTCCCCCCACGCCTCATTGGCTTCTCCCTGCCAGAGGGGCAAGACTAGTACTCTTAAAGGAGACTGTGACCTCCCCTCTCCCTGGGTTCCCACGTGTAGTATCTGCTTGTGTGTTGTCATTAGCtcaagggggaggaggaggaggaggaggaggacacctgTTAACCCACAATGTGCCAGAGGGTCTCTCTGCAGCCAAAGGGTGACAGGGAGCTGACTGTGATATCCAGTCCAGTGAGAGAGGAGGACTGTGCCAGTACATaccggctgtgtgtgtgtgtgcgtgtgtgtgtgtgtgtgtgtgtgtgtgtgtgtgtgtgtgcagatgtagcagagctggatttgtcaTTTAACACAACATGTTTTCTCGTTGATTTCCATAGAACTCAATGAGGTTTCCTCCTGCTCAAAGTAAAGAATTACAGGACAGACCGCATGTGTGTTGTGCTGGGGCTCCccggctgctggggacactaaggggttaatcaataCTTATAATACAAGATATTTCATAGTAATATTAGGATAattataaataatattattacCAATATACTATTACCGGTAGTATTGGAGGCAGTATAAGCTCTAGTATAGTcttatactagtatatagatAGCGATATAGTattagtattaccagtattactaGTATATACATAGCCATATAGTATTACCAGTAGTACTAGTATATAGATAGCGATATAGTattagtattaccagtattactaGTATATACATAGCCATATAGTATTACCAGTAGTACTAGTATATAGATAGCGATATAGTATTAGTATTACCAGTAGTACTAGTATATAGATAGCGATATAGTATTAGTATTACCAGTAGTACTAGTATATAGATAGCGATATAGTATTAGTATTACCAGTAGTACTAGTATATAGATAGCGATATAGTATTAGTATTACCAGTAGTACTAGTATATAGATAGCGATATAGTATTAGTATTACCAGTAGTACTAGTATATAGATAGCTATATAGTATTAGTATTACCAGTAGTACTAGTATATAGATAGCGATATAGTATTAGTATTACCAGTAGTACTAGTATATAGATAGCGATATAGTATTAGTATTACCAGTAGTACTAGTATATAGATAGCGATATAGTATTACCAGTAGtactagtatatagataacaatATAGTATTAGTATTACCAGTAGtactagtatatagataacaatATAGTATTAGTATTACCAGTAGTACTAGTATATAAATAGCAATATAGTATTACCAGTAGTACTAGTATATAGATAGCGATATATTATTAGTATTACCAGTAGTACTAGTATATAGATAGCGATATAGTATTACCAGTAGTACTAGTATATAGATAGCAATATAGTATTACCAGTAGTACTAGTATATAGATAGCAATATAGTATTACCAGTAGtactagtatatagataacaatATAGTATTAGTATTACCAGTAGTACTAGTATATAGATAGCAATATACTATTAGTATTACCAGTATGATTACTAATAGTAATAGAAGTAGTAATATTATACTGGGCagtagtataatatagtatattagCAGCAGTACTATTATCCATAGTAGTATTAGGACCGGCAGTAGGATTCTCACTATTATTATACACAATGTACTAGTAATATTATTATGATGACTACTATTAGTAATAGAAGTGTtagcactaatgctgcgtttaacgatggcatttgagcgataatcgtactgtgtaaacacagcaaataatcaaacgacgagcaagaaatcgttcattttgatctttttaacatgttcttaaatctccgtttgctgaaaattcgcagatcgcttcgtgtaaacagtctttcaccgattcaccctatataaaagatgggcttaagcgatcttaaaaaccgTTATAACGCAATCGttaaaaccaaatcattgcttcaaaatcg belongs to Dendropsophus ebraccatus isolate aDenEbr1 chromosome 9, aDenEbr1.pat, whole genome shotgun sequence and includes:
- the SOX8 gene encoding transcription factor SOX-8, translating into MLNMSSEQDQAPEAPCSPAGTASSMSHVSDSDSDSPLSPAGSDSHRPAGINKNDPEGPMDERFPACIREAVSQVLKGYDWSLVPMPVRGSGSLKAKPHVKRPMNAFMVWAQAARRKLADQYPHLHNAELSKTLGKLWRLLSENEKRPFVEEAERLRVQHKKDHPDYKYQPRRRKSVKAGQSDSDSGAELGHHPGSQMYKSDSGLGGMGDGHLHGEHAGQNHGPPTPPTTPKTDLHHGGKQELKHEGRRLMDNGRQNIDFSNVDINELSSEVINNIETFDVHEFDQYLPLNGHGALAADHGQNPTAPPYAASYAHPAGNPQAPVWSHKSPSNSTSSSESGQQRPHIKTEQLSPSHYSDQSHGSPTHSDYNSYSTQACATTVSSSTIPSPFPSSQCDYTDLPSSNYYNPYSSYPSSLYQYPYFHSSRRPYATPILNSLSIPPSHSPNSNWDQPVYTTLTRP